In one Candidatus Nitronereus thalassa genomic region, the following are encoded:
- a CDS encoding group 1 truncated hemoglobin, whose protein sequence is MHAFMRTVQASVIIGVWLTSAACTSTEPPVGKMTDSLYNRLGGKPAIVKVIDEFVGNVSKDNRINGRFATTNIPRLKGHLVDQVCAATDGPCTYSGRDMITTHKGMGITNAEFSALVSDLVAALNTLNVPKAEQAELLSLLGPMKSDIVEIP, encoded by the coding sequence ATGCATGCATTCATGAGAACAGTTCAAGCCAGCGTGATCATCGGGGTATGGCTCACCTCAGCAGCCTGTACCTCGACCGAACCCCCCGTTGGTAAGATGACGGATTCTTTGTACAACCGGTTAGGGGGGAAACCCGCTATTGTGAAAGTCATCGATGAGTTCGTCGGGAATGTCAGCAAGGACAATCGAATTAATGGTCGCTTTGCCACGACGAATATCCCGCGATTAAAGGGACACCTGGTGGATCAAGTCTGTGCAGCTACAGATGGACCGTGCACCTACTCTGGGAGGGATATGATCACCACGCATAAGGGGATGGGCATTACGAATGCGGAGTTTTCAGCGCTCGTGAGCGATCTGGTCGCCGCCCTGAATACGCTAAACGTGCCCAAAGCCGAACAAGCGGAATTGTTAAGTCTGCTTGGACCAATGAAATCGGATATTGTTGAAATTCCATAA
- a CDS encoding type II toxin-antitoxin system RelE/ParE family toxin, producing MARRISWIKAAQKAFLGFPLDAQDQILTALRLAATGRKADIAKPLKGFGSGILEVALAHRGDAYRTVYAVQFGDDLWVIHAFKKKSSQGIKTPKKDLDVIEERIKHLKRELRS from the coding sequence ATGGCACGTCGAATCTCATGGATTAAGGCTGCGCAGAAGGCCTTTCTTGGTTTTCCACTCGATGCGCAGGACCAGATTTTGACCGCGCTTCGTCTGGCGGCGACCGGGAGAAAGGCCGATATCGCGAAACCGTTAAAAGGGTTTGGTTCGGGGATTCTAGAAGTTGCCCTCGCGCATAGAGGCGATGCCTATCGCACGGTGTATGCGGTTCAATTTGGTGATGACTTGTGGGTCATCCATGCGTTTAAGAAGAAGTCCTCGCAGGGAATTAAGACGCCGAAGAAAGACCTGGATGTCATTGAAGAGCGGATCAAGCATTTAAAAAGGGAGTTGCGATCATGA
- a CDS encoding VOC family protein translates to MGAVLFHVAFPMKNVEDTKRFYVDGLGCALGRESKNALTLNLGGHQIVAQMTTGVLEKPQSIYPRHFGLVFTSKEEWQAMVDRAKDKKLSFYQEPRTRYAGSPLEHHTFFLEDPAHNLLEFKHYTHESAIFGERKFSDVGDDDALR, encoded by the coding sequence GTGGGAGCTGTCTTATTTCATGTAGCCTTTCCCATGAAAAATGTTGAAGATACGAAGCGGTTTTATGTGGACGGACTTGGTTGTGCCTTAGGGCGTGAGTCAAAAAACGCTTTGACGCTCAATCTGGGTGGCCACCAAATCGTAGCACAGATGACGACCGGGGTGTTAGAGAAACCTCAAAGTATTTATCCCCGCCATTTTGGGCTTGTGTTTACGTCGAAGGAAGAATGGCAAGCCATGGTGGATCGGGCCAAAGACAAGAAGTTGTCTTTTTATCAAGAACCCCGTACCCGGTATGCGGGATCTCCGTTGGAGCACCACACCTTCTTTTTGGAAGACCCCGCACACAATCTGCTTGAGTTCAAGCATTACACCCACGAATCGGCCATCTTTGGAGAACGGAAATTCAGTGACGTGGGCGATGACGACGCATTGCGGTAA
- a CDS encoding PEP-CTERM sorting domain-containing protein, producing the protein MKQTLWSVGFCLALVGLTANPAKGVTLDFESLLHGDVVRNQFASSGVTVSVSNPNESNDMFDLGVIFNADPLAHPGISDDDLQGPNWSTGNLSTNTVLGNILIIQENLNNRPLGSDYETDSSGQVVKITDPLKVDDEGRRPAGSIFFDFTSNITNFGFDLVDIEQVSADLGAVRFFSDSSSVTPILDIDLNTLLTANSAVVGNNSINRIAPIDLTGLGAIRRAEVKFGGSGGLDNVTADAVPEPSTVLLMGSGLAGLAWWRWRRKSSS; encoded by the coding sequence ATGAAACAAACTTTATGGAGTGTAGGATTTTGCTTAGCCTTGGTTGGTCTTACTGCCAATCCGGCGAAAGGGGTAACCTTGGATTTTGAAAGTTTGTTGCACGGAGATGTCGTGAGAAACCAATTTGCCAGTTCTGGGGTGACTGTCAGCGTCTCCAATCCTAACGAGAGTAATGACATGTTTGACCTGGGGGTTATCTTTAATGCCGATCCTCTGGCCCACCCAGGAATCTCCGATGATGACCTTCAAGGGCCAAATTGGTCTACCGGCAATCTAAGCACAAACACGGTCTTGGGAAACATTTTGATCATTCAAGAAAACCTAAACAACCGACCCTTGGGCTCCGATTACGAAACCGATTCAAGCGGGCAAGTGGTCAAGATTACCGATCCCCTTAAGGTCGATGATGAAGGGAGAAGACCAGCGGGGTCTATTTTCTTTGATTTCACCTCTAACATTACGAATTTTGGGTTTGATTTGGTGGACATTGAACAAGTCAGCGCCGATCTCGGTGCGGTGCGTTTTTTCAGTGACAGCAGTTCAGTTACTCCAATACTCGATATCGACTTGAACACGCTCCTTACCGCCAACAGTGCTGTGGTTGGGAATAATTCTATCAATCGGATTGCTCCCATCGATTTGACAGGTTTGGGAGCTATTCGACGAGCAGAGGTAAAATTTGGTGGATCTGGAGGGTTGGATAATGTCACTGCTGATGCCGTTCCCGAACCTAGCACGGTTTTATTAATGGGCTCTGGCCTGGCGGGGCTAGCCTGGTGGCGCTGGCGAAGAAAATCATCCTCCTAA
- a CDS encoding HigA family addiction module antitoxin, producing the protein MNQPKNPFHPGEMLLEEFLEPAGMNQSQFAQKIGWTRTRVNEFIKGKRGVTADAALDLAKVLGTSAKLWMNLQATYDLDQATKRRKSA; encoded by the coding sequence ATGAACCAACCCAAAAATCCATTTCACCCTGGGGAAATGTTGTTAGAGGAATTTCTCGAACCTGCAGGAATGAATCAATCGCAATTTGCGCAAAAAATAGGGTGGACACGAACTCGAGTGAATGAATTCATCAAAGGCAAGCGCGGGGTTACGGCGGATGCGGCATTAGATTTAGCCAAAGTCTTGGGGACATCAGCCAAGCTGTGGATGAATCTCCAGGCCACGTACGATTTGGACCAAGCAACCAAACGACGAAAATCTGCCTAA
- a CDS encoding EthD domain-containing protein, protein MIKFVMCLRWKSGMTREEFQEYWIHQHGPFFMKNAATMRAKKYVQSLTVDTPLNEGLRNSRGMLPEYDGVAEVWFDSEQDVMAAMNTPEGQKLSAALLEDEGKFIDHSQSSAFILKEHALSE, encoded by the coding sequence ATGATCAAATTTGTGATGTGTTTACGCTGGAAATCAGGTATGACTCGCGAGGAATTTCAAGAGTATTGGATACATCAGCATGGCCCGTTCTTTATGAAAAACGCTGCCACGATGAGGGCAAAGAAATATGTGCAATCGCTGACGGTCGATACACCGCTAAACGAAGGGCTTAGGAATTCGAGAGGCATGTTGCCGGAATATGATGGTGTCGCCGAGGTGTGGTTTGACTCAGAACAAGACGTTATGGCGGCCATGAATACCCCGGAAGGGCAGAAACTCAGCGCCGCACTCCTCGAAGATGAGGGGAAGTTTATCGACCACTCCCAATCATCGGCCTTCATTTTGAAGGAGCATGCGCTTTCAGAATAG
- a CDS encoding DsrE family protein, translated as MKVTVAIFSDPKNGSEEALGRVFNGLASAYDFKQAGDEVSVVFQGAGTRWIGELTKKDHPAHELFEAVKDQVAGVSCGCADVFGGAEEAQKSGFDLIKNNPIPGTSGLNSFRTAVAEGSTVLTF; from the coding sequence ATGAAAGTCACCGTCGCTATTTTTTCAGATCCCAAGAATGGTTCAGAGGAAGCTCTCGGTCGCGTGTTTAATGGGTTGGCCTCGGCTTATGACTTTAAACAGGCGGGCGACGAGGTGTCTGTTGTGTTTCAAGGTGCGGGCACGCGCTGGATTGGTGAGCTCACCAAGAAAGATCACCCGGCGCATGAGTTGTTTGAGGCGGTGAAGGATCAAGTCGCCGGTGTGTCTTGTGGCTGTGCTGATGTGTTCGGCGGTGCAGAGGAAGCGCAGAAGTCCGGTTTTGATTTGATTAAGAACAATCCGATTCCCGGCACTTCCGGATTGAACAGTTTTCGCACGGCTGTTGCGGAAGGTTCGACGGTTCTTACGTTTTAA
- a CDS encoding VOC family protein: MFQIKGLDHIVIRAQDAEALVTFYCDVLGCVVERKTSPEFGIVQLRAGRSLIDIVAVDSEIGRMGGGPPGKGNRNMDHFCVRLETFDEDTIREHLKHYGVVGSQLETRYGAEGNGPSIYIQDPEGNTVELKGPPTD; encoded by the coding sequence ATGTTTCAGATCAAAGGACTCGATCACATCGTTATACGCGCTCAGGACGCCGAGGCTTTGGTTACGTTCTATTGTGACGTCCTCGGATGCGTCGTCGAACGCAAGACTTCTCCTGAATTTGGGATTGTTCAGTTGCGTGCCGGTCGTTCTTTGATTGATATTGTGGCGGTTGACAGCGAGATTGGGCGGATGGGTGGTGGACCCCCCGGAAAAGGGAACCGAAACATGGACCACTTCTGTGTCCGTTTGGAGACTTTCGATGAGGACACCATTCGCGAGCACCTCAAGCATTACGGGGTCGTCGGTAGCCAACTGGAAACACGCTACGGGGCTGAAGGGAATGGGCCGTCCATCTATATCCAAGACCCGGAAGGCAATACGGTCGAACTCAAAGGGCCTCCGACTGACTAA
- a CDS encoding nuclear transport factor 2 family protein, with product MTEQRMDAELDSPTPKSLVEQWVCAFNKADVEALVTFYAHDAVNHQVAFDPVEGREAIRAMFQREFANATMTCLVENLFEDGEWAILEWRDPLGLRGCGFFHVVGGKIQFQRGYWDQLSFLRQQGQPLPTE from the coding sequence ATGACTGAACAACGTATGGACGCTGAATTGGACTCTCCTACTCCTAAATCTCTCGTAGAACAGTGGGTGTGCGCCTTCAATAAGGCTGACGTGGAGGCTCTTGTTACTTTCTATGCCCACGATGCGGTGAATCATCAGGTGGCATTCGATCCTGTGGAGGGCAGAGAGGCCATTCGAGCAATGTTTCAACGGGAATTTGCGAACGCCACGATGACCTGTCTAGTTGAAAATCTGTTTGAGGATGGTGAATGGGCTATCTTGGAATGGCGTGATCCATTAGGGCTACGGGGATGTGGCTTTTTTCATGTTGTTGGTGGCAAGATCCAATTTCAGCGAGGGTATTGGGATCAACTAAGTTTTTTACGGCAACAAGGCCAACCCTTGCCGACCGAATAG
- a CDS encoding transporter substrate-binding domain-containing protein translates to MNVFHSAFTRRLVIGMLGFYLLCIPTFLMADQTATVHQGTLKRVLETQTLRVGVSLFTPWTMKNKKGELIGFEIDVAKQLAKDLGVKVELKPFDWEDIIPALHKKNIDIIVAGITITPQRALQVSFSQPYANSGVGLATNIRLTKDFTGLKDLNHSAINLAAISKTVSADLVGRVFPKANLTLYANSQEAIHALLEGEVHGYVEHNPIPTFLAIDHPQKVDEPLSRPLLQTYAGFAVNHGNQDFLNFLNAWITAHEADGWLDSTQNYWFESVDWRAEVGSGK, encoded by the coding sequence ATGAATGTTTTCCACTCTGCTTTCACTCGCCGATTAGTCATCGGCATGCTTGGATTCTATCTATTGTGTATTCCAACATTCCTGATGGCTGATCAAACCGCTACGGTTCATCAGGGAACGCTGAAACGCGTCCTGGAGACCCAGACATTGCGTGTCGGCGTGTCGCTGTTTACGCCTTGGACAATGAAAAACAAGAAGGGCGAATTGATCGGGTTCGAAATCGACGTGGCCAAACAATTGGCGAAAGACCTTGGCGTGAAAGTAGAATTGAAACCCTTTGACTGGGAAGACATCATTCCGGCCCTGCACAAAAAGAATATTGATATCATCGTGGCGGGGATCACCATCACCCCCCAACGGGCACTGCAAGTCAGCTTCAGTCAGCCTTATGCCAATTCGGGTGTAGGGTTAGCCACCAATATTCGACTCACGAAGGATTTTACCGGGCTCAAGGACCTCAACCATTCTGCGATTAATCTGGCAGCCATTTCGAAAACGGTATCGGCAGACTTGGTGGGTCGGGTATTTCCTAAGGCCAATCTTACACTGTACGCCAATAGTCAAGAAGCGATTCATGCGCTGTTGGAAGGCGAAGTGCACGGGTATGTTGAACACAATCCCATTCCGACATTTTTGGCCATCGATCATCCTCAAAAAGTCGATGAACCCTTATCTCGCCCTTTACTCCAAACCTATGCCGGTTTTGCCGTCAATCACGGAAACCAGGATTTTTTGAATTTCCTCAACGCTTGGATCACCGCGCATGAGGCAGACGGGTGGTTGGATTCCACGCAGAACTATTGGTTTGAGTCGGTGGATTGGCGAGCAGAAGTCGGGTCAGGCAAATGA
- a CDS encoding class I SAM-dependent methyltransferase: MDETFWNERYSQPEYVYGTDPNTFLQASISHFPTTGCVLCLAEGEGRNALFLAQQGYEVWAVDISASGKEKAEKLAREHGVSFEYIVANVNDFDFGEKTWDVIVSISAHTDPNTRKRVYRKSLKGLKENGIFILESYHPKQLQYETGGPKNVEWLVTLNDLIPYFSGQQIIHQRETERDVREGTFHTGKAFVTQFICKKISS, from the coding sequence ATGGATGAAACGTTTTGGAATGAGCGATATAGCCAGCCGGAATATGTGTACGGCACAGATCCAAACACATTTTTACAAGCCTCAATCAGTCATTTCCCTACAACGGGCTGCGTTCTTTGTCTGGCAGAGGGAGAAGGGAGAAATGCGCTGTTTTTAGCTCAACAAGGGTATGAGGTGTGGGCGGTTGATATATCGGCGTCCGGAAAAGAAAAAGCCGAAAAACTGGCGCGAGAACATGGCGTGTCGTTTGAATATATTGTGGCCAATGTCAACGATTTTGATTTTGGCGAAAAAACATGGGACGTCATTGTTTCTATCTCCGCACATACGGATCCAAACACACGGAAACGTGTCTACCGCAAATCTCTTAAGGGGCTGAAAGAAAATGGCATCTTCATTTTGGAATCCTATCATCCCAAACAATTACAATATGAGACAGGCGGCCCCAAAAACGTAGAGTGGCTAGTCACGCTTAATGACCTGATTCCCTATTTTTCTGGACAGCAAATCATTCATCAAAGAGAAACCGAACGGGATGTACGTGAAGGGACATTTCATACTGGAAAAGCCTTCGTCACTCAATTTATCTGCAAGAAAATATCTTCTTGA
- a CDS encoding type II toxin-antitoxin system RelE/ParE family toxin produces MIEQFGNQLAQDLFHDVHSSATRRFSSELRRITRRKLLYLHDAAELKDLRVPPGNRLEALKGKLKGHHSIRINDQWRVVFRWEGGNAFNVQILDYHK; encoded by the coding sequence ATGATCGAACAGTTTGGAAATCAGCTAGCTCAGGACCTATTTCACGATGTCCATTCATCAGCCACAAGGCGTTTTTCGTCAGAATTGAGGCGCATCACGAGAAGAAAACTCCTATATCTACATGATGCGGCAGAACTGAAAGACTTGCGAGTCCCCCCGGGAAACAGACTTGAGGCGCTAAAGGGAAAGCTAAAGGGTCATCATTCTATTCGGATCAATGATCAATGGCGAGTGGTATTTCGTTGGGAAGGTGGCAATGCTTTCAACGTACAAATTCTTGACTATCATAAATAG
- a CDS encoding MarR family winged helix-turn-helix transcriptional regulator, which produces MNVGDVQDLLERLNNLLRMEARTFGLKYGLLPVQIEALTYLTRCNRYSDTPQAVTEYLGLTKGTVSQSLKILEHKGFLKKHQDTKDKRITHLTPTAKGRKLIEQSFPAKSLKAALAKMKSLPVGNLEESLRTLLREMQYINSRNTFAACHTCRFNEQHPNGYVCGLTKEPLSDREIQLICREHEYPS; this is translated from the coding sequence ATGAATGTCGGGGATGTACAAGACCTGTTAGAAAGACTGAACAACCTTCTTCGGATGGAGGCGCGGACCTTTGGACTGAAATATGGATTGTTACCCGTCCAAATCGAGGCCCTGACTTACCTGACACGATGCAATCGCTATTCAGATACGCCACAAGCGGTCACGGAGTATTTGGGGCTGACAAAAGGAACCGTCTCACAATCCCTGAAAATCCTAGAGCACAAGGGCTTTTTAAAAAAACACCAAGACACTAAAGATAAACGGATTACCCACCTCACCCCAACCGCGAAAGGACGAAAACTTATTGAGCAATCCTTTCCAGCCAAAAGCCTGAAAGCGGCATTAGCCAAGATGAAGTCGTTACCGGTAGGAAACCTTGAGGAAAGCCTGCGAACGCTCTTGCGCGAGATGCAGTACATCAATAGCCGTAACACATTTGCCGCTTGCCATACGTGTCGATTTAATGAACAACATCCAAATGGGTACGTGTGCGGGTTGACGAAGGAACCGTTGAGTGATCGAGAGATACAATTGATTTGTCGTGAACATGAATACCCATCATGA
- a CDS encoding helix-turn-helix transcriptional regulator — protein MKKDKLEVVRGSDNPFRDIGSPNADTKLLKADLSGKIIDILDKKGWSQRQASKETGIDQADICRIRNADLKGFTIDRLVKILNNLNYTVEVTVRPNRRRTRVAVHASV, from the coding sequence ATGAAAAAAGATAAACTCGAAGTCGTCAGAGGAAGCGATAACCCGTTTCGTGACATTGGTTCGCCCAATGCGGATACGAAGCTCTTAAAAGCTGATCTGAGTGGAAAGATTATTGATATTCTGGATAAAAAAGGATGGTCGCAACGGCAAGCCTCTAAAGAGACTGGCATTGATCAAGCCGATATTTGCCGGATTCGAAATGCCGATCTTAAAGGCTTTACCATCGACCGGCTGGTTAAGATTCTGAATAACCTCAACTATACCGTTGAGGTCACGGTCCGTCCGAACCGCCGTCGTACTCGCGTCGCGGTTCATGCGTCAGTGTAA
- a CDS encoding TetR/AcrR family transcriptional regulator: MPITKVHEDELLNRLMHVFRTYGYEGASLSVISEATGLQRASLYHRFPGGKEDMAKAVLGRAGEWLATRVLGPLSGPGTPEERIRNMGKELHAFYAGGKNCCLFDSLSFGSNDNIIQQNIRQGMSAWVDGLAKVAREAGVSPKKAKQQAQDAVSQIQGTLVVARVIKDYGPFERMLDDLPRTLLRKN; encoded by the coding sequence ATGCCCATCACAAAAGTCCATGAAGATGAATTACTGAACCGGCTCATGCACGTGTTTCGAACCTACGGGTATGAAGGGGCGAGCCTGAGCGTCATTTCGGAGGCCACGGGTCTCCAACGTGCCAGTCTGTATCACCGATTCCCCGGAGGAAAGGAAGACATGGCCAAAGCCGTGTTGGGCCGCGCGGGGGAATGGCTCGCGACAAGGGTTTTAGGTCCACTTTCCGGCCCGGGAACCCCGGAAGAACGCATCCGGAATATGGGGAAGGAACTCCACGCGTTTTATGCCGGAGGCAAGAATTGTTGCTTATTTGATTCCCTTTCCTTTGGGTCAAATGACAACATCATTCAACAGAATATCCGGCAAGGGATGAGCGCGTGGGTGGATGGACTCGCGAAGGTTGCGCGTGAAGCTGGCGTCTCCCCAAAGAAAGCGAAGCAGCAGGCGCAAGATGCCGTGAGTCAGATTCAAGGTACGTTGGTGGTCGCCCGCGTGATAAAGGATTATGGGCCGTTTGAACGCATGCTCGATGATTTGCCGAGGACTTTGTTACGGAAGAATTGA